In the Sediminispirochaeta bajacaliforniensis DSM 16054 genome, one interval contains:
- a CDS encoding response regulator transcription factor encodes MDEHTQRILVVDDEKELAKMICDYLSAMGFITESASDGSRALRLIGEKEWDLLVLDVMMPGLDGFDVARKVRADRGLPIIFLTARAEESDRILGFEIGGDDYVTKPFSMKELAARIRAVLRRSASGEKEPEADTEIVRGSLRLNPVSMKVRLGNDPVALTPGQFAILKQLVSYPDRVFTRNELLQEVSGDYTGVYERTIDVHIKNIRKAIENDPSRPRYIETIHGIGYRFTVPPGEGDE; translated from the coding sequence ATGGATGAACATACACAGCGAATTCTTGTTGTCGACGATGAGAAGGAGCTTGCAAAGATGATTTGCGATTATCTTTCGGCCATGGGCTTTATTACCGAAAGTGCCTCTGACGGTTCCCGGGCTCTGCGTCTTATCGGGGAAAAGGAGTGGGACCTTCTTGTCCTCGATGTTATGATGCCGGGGCTCGACGGGTTTGATGTTGCCCGTAAGGTTCGGGCCGATCGGGGACTTCCCATCATCTTTCTCACGGCCAGAGCCGAAGAATCGGATCGGATACTTGGTTTCGAGATTGGGGGAGACGACTATGTCACCAAGCCTTTCAGCATGAAGGAACTTGCGGCCAGGATACGGGCCGTCCTGCGCCGCTCGGCTTCTGGGGAGAAAGAGCCTGAGGCAGATACGGAGATCGTCCGCGGATCCCTTCGGCTGAATCCGGTGAGTATGAAAGTAAGGCTTGGCAATGATCCGGTGGCCCTTACGCCGGGGCAATTTGCCATTTTGAAGCAGCTTGTTTCCTACCCCGATCGGGTTTTTACCCGAAACGAACTCCTTCAGGAGGTTTCCGGGGATTATACCGGGGTTTATGAGCGGACCATAGATGTTCATATCAAGAACATCAGAAAGGCCATTGAGAATGATCCCTCACGTCCCCGTTACATCGAAACAATACACGGAATCGGTTATCGTTTTACTGTTCCTCCGGGAGAGGGTGATGAGTAG
- a CDS encoding RecQ family ATP-dependent DNA helicase — translation MVKDIIAQCAKEHFGIETLYPQQRIVIANILSAAGFYGEEEADEAPKNQLVILPTGMGKSICFMLPCLLMNPLTLVVFPLLSLMSDQKRRFDKAGIPVVLIRGGQSREERQKIFRSIEQEKATAILTNPEMLESQRLMELLSTVERIHLVVDEVHTLPEWGESFRPALLKIGELSERLPITQITAFTATAGERIIKGVTRLLFHGEPPKLVTALPDRPNIHYRVIPSLNKNADIAALLAGGMGKGENHRGEAPTPFASPMPRPAVIFCRTRRETERVARELRYNMKEDSIRFYHAGLEQEEKELCADWFFKSTGGILVATTAYGMGVDKANIRTVIHHRPSPSVEAFLQESGRAGRDRKPAWSVVLLSPDDLHPDHGDQRHKALLACFTDANRCRREALLQLLDAQIKECGGCDVCDRSVQQEARGRRELLTLFRTMPLRWKEKEGAIMAAIRFPDITTEEAHTLITALFAEGSLKRVSRGPWKGLIYPAGFPVSIFRTDLYHSAARGRNPLPQPR, via the coding sequence GTGGTAAAGGATATCATCGCGCAATGTGCAAAAGAACATTTCGGGATAGAAACGCTTTATCCTCAGCAGCGAATTGTCATAGCGAATATTCTCAGTGCCGCCGGTTTTTACGGTGAAGAAGAGGCAGACGAGGCGCCTAAAAATCAGTTGGTCATTCTTCCCACCGGTATGGGCAAAAGCATCTGTTTCATGTTGCCGTGCCTCCTCATGAATCCCCTGACCCTGGTGGTCTTTCCCCTCCTTTCACTGATGTCCGATCAAAAGCGCCGGTTCGACAAGGCCGGTATTCCCGTCGTCCTGATACGGGGAGGACAAAGCCGTGAAGAACGGCAAAAGATATTCCGCAGCATAGAACAAGAAAAGGCAACTGCGATTTTAACCAACCCTGAGATGCTGGAATCTCAAAGACTTATGGAGCTCCTTTCAACCGTCGAAAGGATTCATCTGGTCGTGGATGAGGTACATACCCTCCCCGAATGGGGAGAGAGTTTTCGTCCGGCCCTTCTAAAAATCGGGGAACTTTCCGAACGGCTTCCAATCACTCAGATCACCGCATTTACCGCCACCGCAGGAGAACGCATTATCAAGGGAGTCACACGTCTGCTTTTCCACGGAGAACCCCCGAAACTTGTCACCGCACTTCCCGATAGACCGAACATCCATTACCGAGTCATTCCAAGTCTCAACAAAAACGCCGACATTGCCGCCTTACTTGCCGGCGGAATGGGCAAAGGGGAAAATCATCGGGGAGAAGCCCCCACTCCTTTTGCCTCCCCGATGCCGAGGCCAGCGGTCATATTCTGCAGGACACGCAGGGAAACCGAACGGGTGGCAAGAGAACTCCGATACAACATGAAAGAGGACTCAATCCGCTTTTACCATGCAGGGCTCGAGCAAGAAGAAAAAGAGCTATGTGCCGACTGGTTTTTTAAAAGTACAGGAGGGATTCTTGTAGCAACGACAGCATACGGCATGGGTGTCGACAAAGCAAATATCAGGACCGTCATCCATCACCGACCCTCCCCCTCGGTTGAGGCCTTCCTACAGGAATCGGGACGGGCGGGAAGAGACAGGAAACCGGCCTGGTCGGTGGTGCTACTCTCTCCCGATGATCTTCACCCGGACCACGGCGACCAGCGCCATAAGGCCCTGCTTGCCTGCTTCACCGATGCGAATCGTTGTCGCCGGGAAGCACTCCTTCAGCTCCTCGACGCACAGATCAAGGAGTGCGGCGGCTGTGACGTCTGCGACAGAAGTGTTCAGCAAGAGGCACGTGGACGCCGGGAGCTGCTCACCCTTTTCAGGACAATGCCCCTGCGCTGGAAGGAAAAAGAAGGAGCAATCATGGCTGCAATCCGCTTCCCGGACATCACAACGGAAGAGGCCCATACACTCATCACCGCCCTTTTCGCCGAAGGAAGCCTAAAGAGGGTTTCCCGAGGGCCATGGAAGGGACTTATCTACCCGGCTGGTTTTCCCGTTTCCATTTTTCGAACTGATCTTTATCATTCTGCCGCCAGAGGGCGAAATCCCCTTCCACAACCCCGTTGA
- a CDS encoding C40 family peptidase: MRQAKVIRTLLLFFLLPVVVDLASANEINRLILVPAMKLVGSSYAVGATGPDKFDCSGFVTYLYKPYLENLPRISRDMARLGRTVQRQSLLPGDLVFFATGSSAGEVTHVAVYLGQGSLIHAISNGPNRGVAITSLGSRYWNNHYYTSRRVLDDRFYRETGRSQSETAAAQVVERDYAKGAYRGNLNQGEPEGEGFIHLSNGDSYRGDFHGGFPDGKGEYLWKNGDRYQGAFQAGTFHGEGAILFHDGSTLSALWNRGRIVSITRSSGEGTAARIRPGALSKSYYQVEDSPWDSFNGVVEGDFALWRQNDKDQFEKWKRENQPGR, translated from the coding sequence ATGCGTCAAGCCAAGGTTATCAGGACACTGTTGTTATTTTTCTTGCTGCCGGTGGTCGTTGATCTTGCATCTGCAAATGAAATTAATCGTTTGATTCTCGTACCGGCAATGAAATTGGTCGGGTCATCATATGCTGTTGGGGCTACCGGGCCCGATAAATTCGATTGTTCCGGTTTCGTTACCTACCTCTATAAACCCTATTTGGAGAACCTTCCCAGGATCAGCAGGGATATGGCCCGTCTGGGCCGTACCGTGCAGCGGCAATCACTGCTTCCCGGTGATCTTGTCTTTTTCGCTACCGGCTCTTCGGCGGGAGAGGTGACGCATGTGGCTGTGTATCTGGGGCAAGGTTCTTTGATTCATGCGATTTCGAACGGCCCCAACCGGGGCGTCGCAATAACAAGCCTCGGTTCCCGCTATTGGAACAACCATTACTACACGAGCAGAAGAGTGCTTGATGATCGGTTCTACCGTGAGACCGGTAGATCGCAATCGGAAACTGCTGCTGCACAGGTGGTTGAGCGGGATTACGCCAAGGGAGCGTATAGGGGTAATCTGAATCAGGGAGAACCCGAGGGGGAAGGTTTTATACATCTTTCCAACGGTGATTCTTATCGTGGTGATTTTCATGGAGGGTTTCCCGACGGAAAGGGAGAGTATCTCTGGAAGAATGGTGATCGCTATCAAGGTGCCTTTCAGGCCGGAACCTTTCACGGAGAAGGGGCTATCTTGTTTCATGACGGTTCAACCCTGAGCGCTCTCTGGAATCGGGGAAGAATCGTTTCCATTACAAGGTCCTCTGGCGAAGGAACGGCTGCAAGAATCCGCCCCGGGGCCCTGAGTAAGAGCTATTATCAGGTGGAAGATTCTCCCTGGGATAGTTTCAACGGGGTTGTGGAAGGGGATTTCGCCCTCTGGCGGCAGAATGATAAAGATCAGTTCGAAAAATGGAAACGGGAAAACCAGCCGGGTAGATAA
- a CDS encoding mandelate racemase/muconate lactonizing enzyme family protein: protein MLIKRIELLTGRIPLEVPFRIATMEVRDTESLFVRISDSEGNTGTGEGNPFRSIVGETIGTVFAAAEALAPLLLGKSASAFHEHAKTMEAFLPNNVTARSAFDIALWDLAARRACMPLYAFLGGSRRALISDDTIGLFSPEVMAERACSFVRKGYNAVKIKLGTNASLDIERVRAIRKAVGAEVLLRVDANQGWSFPDAVKVLTAIEKWNIEYCEQPLAADRFDQLRELRRRTSIPIMADESLFSVSDALRLIEEESCDLFNIKLSKSAGITGALAIASLAEASGIECMIGCMSESRIYQSAAAHLASARPIFRYADLDGPLMHTIDPVIGGAVYEGTTITPGDAPGHGAVLDEKAIAIDRRLVLE from the coding sequence ATGCTTATCAAACGGATAGAACTTTTGACCGGGAGGATTCCTCTTGAGGTTCCTTTTAGGATTGCTACCATGGAGGTTCGAGATACCGAATCCCTTTTTGTTCGCATAAGCGACAGCGAGGGAAATACCGGTACGGGGGAGGGAAATCCCTTTCGTTCAATTGTCGGCGAGACCATCGGAACGGTATTTGCCGCTGCCGAGGCCCTTGCTCCTTTGCTCCTTGGCAAAAGTGCCTCTGCATTTCATGAACATGCGAAAACAATGGAGGCATTTCTCCCCAATAATGTCACTGCCAGGAGCGCTTTTGATATTGCGCTCTGGGATCTTGCTGCAAGGCGGGCTTGCATGCCGCTCTATGCCTTTCTTGGGGGCTCCCGGCGGGCTTTGATAAGTGACGATACCATCGGTCTGTTCTCACCGGAGGTGATGGCGGAGCGGGCCTGTTCTTTTGTCCGAAAGGGATATAATGCCGTTAAGATAAAGCTTGGGACCAATGCGTCTTTGGACATTGAGCGGGTCAGGGCAATCCGTAAGGCCGTTGGAGCTGAGGTCCTTCTCCGTGTCGATGCAAATCAGGGATGGAGCTTCCCCGATGCCGTAAAGGTTTTAACCGCGATAGAAAAGTGGAATATCGAGTACTGTGAGCAGCCCCTTGCTGCCGATCGCTTCGATCAGCTCCGGGAGCTGCGCCGTCGTACCTCGATTCCCATCATGGCCGATGAATCCCTTTTCTCCGTTTCGGATGCCCTTCGTCTGATAGAGGAGGAGAGCTGCGACCTGTTCAATATCAAACTTTCGAAATCGGCGGGTATTACCGGCGCTCTGGCCATTGCCTCCCTTGCCGAGGCCTCGGGTATCGAGTGTATGATAGGTTGTATGAGCGAAAGCAGAATCTACCAGAGTGCTGCCGCCCATCTTGCATCGGCGCGGCCGATTTTTCGCTATGCGGACCTCGACGGCCCCCTTATGCACACAATAGATCCTGTTATCGGTGGCGCCGTGTACGAGGGCACCACCATTACTCCGGGAGATGCGCCCGGGCATGGGGCAGTCCTCGACGAAAAGGCGATTGCAATCGATCGTCGTTTGGTTTTAGAATAA
- a CDS encoding GNAT family N-acetyltransferase: protein MVDIIQATNNKMLKEFIRFPFTLYYNHPCWVPPLFFDEWNTLHWKRNAAYSYCESRFFLAKREGKTVGRIAAIRNDRFIEKWKHRYIRFGWVDFIDDPEVSQALFAAVESWAEEQGMEGIHGPLGFTDLDPEGLLTQGFEEEGTLPMIYNYDYYPRHIEALGYHKDVDWLQFEIPVPKEIGPKFTRLKKVVLERNELRLVQAKRRRDLLPHARGIFEVINRSYAQLYGVVELNDEQIDAYVRQYFGFVNPDFVKIILNEKDEVIAFAIAMPRLSSMLIKHRGRLFPLGALALLHTLRKPTELVFYLLGIRPDYQVKGLTSILMTELYRECIDYGITRVQTCGELENNSNIVTLMNNFEHRQHIRRRCYIKTWK from the coding sequence ATGGTCGACATCATTCAGGCAACTAATAACAAGATGTTAAAGGAGTTCATCAGATTTCCTTTTACCCTATATTACAACCATCCCTGCTGGGTCCCCCCTCTCTTTTTCGATGAATGGAACACCCTTCACTGGAAGAGAAATGCAGCCTACAGCTATTGCGAAAGCAGGTTTTTTCTCGCTAAGAGGGAGGGAAAAACCGTCGGAAGAATTGCCGCCATCAGAAACGACCGCTTCATTGAAAAGTGGAAACACCGCTACATCCGCTTCGGTTGGGTCGATTTTATCGATGATCCGGAGGTATCGCAGGCACTCTTTGCAGCAGTCGAATCATGGGCCGAAGAGCAAGGGATGGAGGGAATTCACGGCCCTCTCGGCTTTACCGATCTTGACCCCGAGGGGCTTCTCACTCAGGGCTTTGAGGAAGAGGGAACGCTGCCCATGATCTACAACTACGACTACTATCCCAGACATATCGAAGCCCTTGGGTATCATAAAGATGTAGATTGGCTGCAGTTTGAAATCCCCGTTCCGAAGGAGATCGGTCCTAAATTTACACGCCTTAAAAAAGTGGTGCTTGAACGAAATGAACTGCGCCTGGTTCAAGCAAAAAGACGAAGAGACCTTTTACCTCATGCCAGAGGAATTTTCGAGGTCATAAACAGATCGTACGCACAACTTTACGGTGTAGTCGAATTAAATGATGAACAGATTGATGCGTATGTAAGACAGTATTTCGGCTTTGTAAACCCGGACTTCGTCAAAATTATTCTGAATGAAAAGGATGAGGTCATAGCCTTTGCCATTGCCATGCCCCGACTATCATCGATGCTGATCAAACACAGAGGCAGGCTCTTTCCCCTCGGTGCCCTTGCGCTTCTGCATACCCTTCGTAAACCGACGGAACTTGTATTTTATCTTCTGGGGATCAGACCCGATTACCAGGTTAAGGGGCTTACCTCGATTCTCATGACCGAACTCTACAGGGAGTGCATTGATTACGGAATTACAAGAGTACAAACCTGCGGAGAGCTGGAAAACAATTCGAATATTGTCACTTTGATGAACAATTTTGAACACCGACAGCATATACGCCGCCGGTGCTATATCAAAACATGGAAATAG
- a CDS encoding ABC transporter permease yields the protein MILLITSILAITLRAGTSLVYATIGEIYTERSGILNLGIEGMMLMGAVTAFSVSYHTGNLFLAVFAAMGVGALLAALHAFLSITMRANQVVSGLSITIFGSGFASFLGQRLGPESNGYYLAGLVAPRFHSVAIPGLSRLPIIGAVFDQDLLTYVVFLLIPVAWFFLYKTRYGLNLRAVGENPQTADAMGVNVSKIRYVYTVLGGMLVGLGGAHLSLSYTPGWTENITGGRGWIVIALVIFSMWNPGRAILGAIIFGGINAVQFRLQASGTTIPAAYLNMAPYLATVIVLVVMTWWETHNRKVGSPAALGVSYMREDK from the coding sequence ATGATCCTTCTTATAACTTCAATTCTTGCCATAACCCTTAGAGCCGGAACCAGTTTGGTTTATGCAACCATCGGCGAAATCTATACCGAACGGTCGGGGATCCTCAACCTTGGAATTGAGGGGATGATGCTGATGGGGGCAGTTACGGCCTTCTCTGTTTCTTATCATACCGGGAACCTGTTTCTTGCTGTGTTCGCAGCTATGGGTGTGGGAGCGCTCCTTGCCGCCCTGCATGCCTTTCTTTCCATAACGATGCGTGCAAATCAAGTCGTCAGCGGCCTCTCCATTACCATCTTCGGCAGCGGCTTTGCAAGCTTTTTGGGACAGCGACTCGGTCCTGAGAGCAACGGTTATTATCTTGCGGGGCTCGTTGCTCCTCGTTTCCATTCTGTTGCCATTCCCGGTCTTTCCCGGCTTCCGATTATTGGGGCCGTATTCGACCAGGACCTGCTCACCTATGTTGTCTTTCTCCTGATTCCCGTTGCCTGGTTTTTTCTTTACAAGACTCGCTACGGATTAAATCTCAGGGCTGTAGGAGAAAATCCTCAGACTGCCGATGCCATGGGTGTGAATGTCTCAAAAATACGTTACGTCTATACCGTACTCGGAGGCATGCTGGTAGGCCTTGGTGGCGCTCATCTTTCACTTAGCTATACTCCTGGCTGGACCGAGAATATCACCGGTGGAAGGGGATGGATTGTCATTGCTTTGGTTATTTTTTCCATGTGGAATCCGGGCAGGGCAATACTTGGAGCGATTATTTTCGGAGGCATCAATGCCGTCCAGTTTCGTCTACAGGCCTCGGGTACCACCATCCCTGCTGCCTACCTCAACATGGCTCCCTATCTTGCGACGGTTATCGTTCTCGTTGTAATGACCTGGTGGGAGACGCACAACAGGAAGGTCGGATCCCCTGCGGCTCTTGGCGTTAGCTATATGCGTGAAGATAAATAA
- a CDS encoding ABC transporter permease yields MRVVFEKRKFMSRRALIFVPVVSFIISLFLTGILLLIFRTNPLKTYAGMFAGAFGSWSNFTETLVKAIPLMLTGLGVSIAFRLRFWNIGAEGQLTFGGVAAAWVALFWSSWLPAPLLLPVAIIVGALAGALWAGIPAGLKVGLGVDETLTTLMLNYVAILFSEGLYYGPWRDPKGFGFPGTRMFPEAAWLPRFSGRAHAGLWFAIIIGLLLWVVMNRTRWGFELKMIGKNQKAARCLGVGIGKNILLALLLSGALSGLAGACEVTAISHRLQQGLSIGYGYTAIIVAWLSQLNPIASLFVGLLMAALLVGGDQVQMTMGLPSAMGLVLQGMILFPMLAGSLFTEYRLKVIKPEKEGV; encoded by the coding sequence ATGAGAGTGGTTTTTGAAAAAAGAAAGTTCATGAGCCGCCGGGCGCTTATTTTTGTTCCGGTGGTGTCGTTTATCATCAGCCTTTTTCTTACCGGGATTCTTCTTCTAATTTTCAGAACCAATCCTCTGAAAACCTACGCAGGGATGTTTGCCGGTGCCTTTGGCTCTTGGAGTAATTTCACCGAAACCTTGGTCAAGGCGATTCCTCTTATGCTTACCGGTTTGGGGGTCTCCATAGCATTCCGACTTCGGTTTTGGAATATCGGGGCCGAGGGGCAGCTTACCTTCGGAGGTGTGGCGGCGGCGTGGGTTGCCCTGTTTTGGTCTTCCTGGCTGCCTGCTCCTCTTCTGTTGCCTGTGGCAATTATTGTAGGGGCCCTTGCCGGTGCCTTGTGGGCGGGAATTCCTGCAGGGCTTAAGGTCGGTTTGGGGGTGGATGAGACCCTTACCACTTTGATGCTCAATTATGTCGCGATCCTCTTTTCCGAGGGTTTATACTATGGACCATGGCGGGATCCAAAGGGCTTTGGCTTCCCCGGTACGAGAATGTTTCCCGAGGCCGCCTGGCTGCCGCGATTTTCCGGACGGGCCCATGCCGGCCTCTGGTTTGCCATTATCATCGGTCTCCTTCTTTGGGTCGTCATGAATCGTACTCGCTGGGGATTTGAACTAAAGATGATCGGCAAGAACCAAAAGGCTGCCCGCTGCCTTGGTGTCGGTATCGGAAAAAATATCCTCCTGGCACTCCTGCTTTCCGGGGCTCTTTCCGGGCTTGCGGGTGCCTGCGAAGTGACGGCGATCAGTCACCGCCTCCAGCAGGGGCTATCAATCGGTTATGGCTATACCGCCATCATTGTGGCCTGGCTGAGCCAACTCAACCCGATTGCCTCATTATTTGTGGGACTCCTCATGGCCGCACTTTTGGTTGGGGGTGATCAAGTCCAGATGACTATGGGGCTTCCCTCTGCCATGGGCCTGGTCCTCCAGGGGATGATCCTCTTCCCCATGCTGGCGGGTAGTCTCTTTACCGAATATCGCTTGAAAGTGATAAAGCCGGAAAAGGAGGGGGTATAA
- a CDS encoding ABC transporter ATP-binding protein: MGSDEVGKIPILEMKGITKRFPGVVANDHVDLELYCGEVLALLGENGAGKSSLMNVLAGLYRPDEGEIYIRGKRVDIESPRDAMDLGIGMVHQNFMLVDTMTVAENIILGLKSVAAIPDMRSVYRKIHEISEHYSMKVDPAAYIWQLSVGEQQRVEILKQIYRGATILILDEPTAVLTPQESDELNCVLQQMTNEGRSAIFITHKMEEVIDFSDWVRVLQKGRLVTVKRTSETNPQELARLMVGREVLFRIEKKHSIPGEVVLELRDIRADGEKGLPALKGINLEVRTGEIMGIAGVAGNGQRELTEVITGLHSSTGGKVFLEGRDMTGRSPFAMIQAGVSHIPSDRIAMGVVGDMSVANNLAMKGYRKPPLLKGGFLNPKRILLMARKMIDLFKISTPAPQTHVKFLSGGNIQKTILAREIDACGGLLVAAYPSRGLDVGATEAVRNEIVAQRDKGKGVLMVSEDLEELLSVADKIAVLFEGQIMGIVSSEEADTEKLGLMMAGVPLAKVEEEAAKLAAATCEQE, encoded by the coding sequence GAAAATCCCTATCCTTGAGATGAAGGGAATAACCAAGCGGTTCCCCGGAGTCGTGGCAAACGACCATGTTGATCTTGAACTCTACTGCGGAGAGGTTCTTGCCCTTCTCGGCGAAAATGGGGCAGGAAAGAGTTCACTGATGAATGTTCTCGCTGGACTCTATCGCCCCGATGAAGGTGAGATTTATATTCGCGGCAAGCGTGTTGATATCGAAAGTCCAAGGGATGCCATGGATTTGGGCATTGGGATGGTACACCAGAATTTTATGCTGGTAGATACGATGACCGTTGCCGAGAACATTATTCTTGGCCTCAAGAGTGTCGCGGCGATTCCTGATATGCGGAGTGTCTATCGCAAGATTCACGAAATTTCCGAACACTATTCCATGAAAGTTGATCCGGCTGCATATATTTGGCAGCTTTCGGTTGGCGAGCAGCAGCGGGTCGAGATCCTGAAACAGATCTATCGGGGGGCAACCATCCTTATCCTTGATGAGCCGACTGCCGTGCTCACTCCTCAGGAATCGGATGAATTAAACTGTGTCTTGCAACAGATGACCAATGAAGGGCGTTCTGCGATTTTTATCACACACAAGATGGAAGAGGTGATTGACTTTTCCGATTGGGTACGGGTGCTTCAAAAGGGGCGGCTGGTTACGGTGAAGCGTACCTCCGAAACCAATCCTCAGGAGCTTGCAAGGCTCATGGTTGGTCGGGAAGTCCTTTTCCGAATTGAAAAAAAACATTCTATCCCCGGAGAGGTTGTTCTTGAACTTCGGGATATCCGTGCCGACGGCGAAAAGGGGCTCCCTGCTTTAAAGGGCATTAATCTGGAAGTCCGGACCGGCGAGATCATGGGGATTGCAGGTGTCGCGGGTAACGGTCAGCGTGAACTTACGGAGGTCATAACCGGCCTTCATTCATCTACCGGCGGAAAGGTATTTCTCGAAGGACGAGACATGACGGGACGTAGTCCCTTTGCCATGATTCAGGCGGGAGTAAGTCATATTCCCTCCGACCGCATCGCCATGGGAGTGGTGGGCGATATGAGTGTCGCCAATAACCTTGCCATGAAGGGATACCGAAAGCCCCCTCTTTTGAAGGGTGGTTTTCTTAATCCGAAAAGGATATTGCTGATGGCACGGAAAATGATAGACCTTTTTAAGATTTCGACTCCCGCGCCACAGACCCATGTGAAATTCCTCTCCGGCGGCAATATTCAAAAGACCATTTTGGCCCGAGAAATTGATGCTTGCGGAGGTCTTCTGGTCGCAGCTTATCCCAGTCGTGGGCTTGACGTCGGTGCGACCGAGGCCGTTCGTAACGAGATTGTTGCCCAGCGGGATAAAGGGAAAGGGGTTCTTATGGTTTCGGAAGACCTCGAAGAACTCCTTTCCGTTGCCGACAAGATTGCCGTATTGTTTGAAGGCCAGATAATGGGAATTGTTTCTTCCGAGGAGGCGGATACTGAAAAGCTCGGCCTGATGATGGCCGGGGTTCCCCTTGCCAAGGTTGAAGAAGAGGCTGCGAAGCTCGCCGCCGCAACATGTGAACAGGAGTAG